The sequence below is a genomic window from Microcebus murinus isolate Inina chromosome 4, M.murinus_Inina_mat1.0, whole genome shotgun sequence.
GAAAGGTGGATGGTACTAGGATCACTCAATATCCATGAGAACCCCTCTGATTGTATCCCACACAATCCTCATAATATCGGACCCAAACTCAGTCTTGCAAAGGCTTTCCCTTGCACCCTTATCCCCAGTTTTTTCCAGTCCCCTGGGGGCTCAGAAGCCTATGTTTCCAGTCCACTCCCTAGTTAATTTTACCCTGCCCGAACCCCAGCCTTGTCATGCCACTCACTTAGCTGTTTGGGGCAGTGGTTCCAGGGACTCCTGATTGGTtgactggggctggggcaggacaaAGGCAGACGCTTGTTGGCATGGCATAATGGGATAATTGGAGGACCTGAGCTGCACCTAGTTGCTGGCCAGCCTGGCTTCCAGGAACCAGCCATTAGCACCAGATCCTTCCCCTGCCTCTGATTGGAGAAAGTAGTGCAGCACACACCCCTTGGCCAGCCCTGGAggctttggtttttttccccctgggcCTCTAGTTCCTGTGTTGGGAGGCCCTGATGTCCTATTAGACTAGAAGCCCCTGGAACTTCTGGCTAGCTCTTCTGGCCCCATCTCCTTTTTGTAATGTCCACCTGCCCTCCTGAGGAGAGATTTAGGAAGTTGGGAAAACCAAGGCAGGGAGGATTCTAGTCTTGGGGTGAATTGGCATTAACTTGGCTTACAAGTGCCTGGCATTGTTGCTAATTGTGTCCTGAGTCATTAAATGTTAGAGGCAGAAGGGCCCTGTCCATTCCTTTCCTTTatggaaggggaaactgagggcaaGTGACTTGGCCAGGGTTGCACAGCaggtcagtggcagagctggatggTGCCAAAACCCAGATCTCCTGGCGTCTTCTCCAGAGCCTTTATAGCCTCACTGTGCTAGGAGGAGGTGGGGTAGTGCCCTTTATTTTATGCATTCGTAGCTCCCAAAAGTTGAAGACCAGGGTCTGAGGCTTTTTGCTTTTCCCTTCAGTGGAATCAGAAAGTCTGGTGAATGGGAACCACACCCCACAGCCTGCAACCCGGGGACCCTCAGCCTGTGCCAGCCACAGTTCCCTGGTGAGCTCTATTGAGAAGGACCTGCAGGAGATCATGGACTCTTTGGTGCTAGAGGAGCCTGGAGCTGCTAGCAAGAAGCCTGCTGCAACCTCTCCGCTGTCGCCGATGGCTAATGGTGGGCGCTACCTGCTGTCCCCACCAATCAGCCCTGGTGCCATGTCTGTGGGCTCCAGCTATGAGAACACCTCTCCAGCCTTCTCTCCACTCTCCTCACCAGCCAGCAGTGGAAGCTGTGCCAGTCACTCACCCAGCGGGCAGGAGCCAGGACCTTCTGTGCCCCCGCTTGTGCCTGCCCGTTCATCCAGCTACCATCTGGCCCTGCAACCCCCACAGTCCCACCCGAGCAGTACCCGCTCCTCTGAGAGCCCTCGGCTGGGCAGGAAAGGGGGTCATGAGAGGCCTCCAAGCCCTGGCCTCCGAGGTCTGCTGACAGACAGCCCTGCAGCTACTGTCTTGGCAGAGGCCCGCAGAGCCACTGAGAGTCCCCGGCTGGGTGGGCAGCTGCCCGTGGTGGCTATCAGCTTGAGTGAATACCCAGCTTCCAGTGCTCGCAGCCAACCCACCTGCATTCCTGGCAGTCCTAAGTTCCAGCCTCCAGTCCCTGCTCCCCGCAATAAGATTGGGACACTCCAGGACCGCCCTCCCAGCCCTTTCCGTGAGCCTCCAGGCACTGAGCGGGTGCTGACAACCAGTCCTTCACGTCAGCTGGTGGGCCGAACATTTTCAGATGGGTTAGCCACCCGCACCTTGCAGCCTCCTGAGAGTCCCCGCATGGGTCGCCGGGGCCTGGATAGTATGCGAGAACTCCCTCCCTTGAGCCCATCTCTGTCCCGACGAGCTCTCTCCCCTCTGCCTACCCGGACCGCCCCAGATCCCAAGCTAACCAGGGAAGTGGCAGAGAGTCCTCGGCCTCGGCGCTGGGCAGCCCATGGGGCTTCACCAGAGGACTTCTCCCTGACGCTGGGGGCGCGGGGCCGTAGGACACGGAGCCCCTCGCCCACACTGGGGGAGTCCCTGGCCCCCCGTAAGGGCAGCTTCAGTGGCAGGCTGAGCCCAGCCTACAGTCTGGGCTCTCTCACGGGGGCTTCGCCACGCCAGAGCCCCTGTGCCCAGAGAAAGCTCTCCAGTGGGGACTTGCGGGTGCCCATCACGCGGGAGCGGAAAAATAGCATCACAGAGATCAGTGACAATGAGGACGACCTCCTGGAGTATCACCGGCGGCAGCGCCAAGAGCGACTCCGGGAGCAGGAGATGGAGAGGCTGGTGAGCGAATGGCAGGGAGGCTGCCACCATCCATGGCAGGGTCTCTGCCAGGCTCAGGCAGGCCAGCTGGCAGAGCAGGAGAGGCCCTTGGACAGGGCCTGGGCTTCTCAAGCTTTCCTGCCTCCAGGATACACCTTAGTGACCAGTATCTCATGGTTCTGGTGCCCTGATGGAAAACTTCCTTTGAAATCTCaggctttattttaaattcatgctAATTTTGCATTTGTTCTGCAACATAGCacttgttttaatatataaattaagtttCATGTTATTTACCTGAGCACAGCAAAGCTCTAGGAAAACATACCACATTTATGGTGAGACCTTGCAGCTCTCAGTTTGAGAAGCAGGTCGTGATGTTGGGAAGGTCAGAGGGGAATgggtttgcccaaggtcacactgcaagTTCTGGCAAAGCTGGAATTGGAACCCAGATCTCTTATCTTTTTGACTCTGAGACTTGTCCTTTAGAAAGGCCCCTGGTCCTTCTCTTTTTGCTTCTCTTTGGCCTCTACAAATGGGTGGGAGCTGCTCCCCCTGTCCCAGAAAGGATCATCTGGGAGTGTGGGtggcagggaagagggagagaacagGGTGGGCAGCCCCTGGCCTGACCCCAGGCTGGCCTGTGTGACTGTgattgtgtgtgtctgtgtgcatgtgtgtgggtgcatgcaggggctgggtgtggctctgggcagCTGTCCTGGAGATGGCATCTgagctgggtgggggctgggattCCCCAGATAGTGCAGGGAGCTTAAGggactctggctgctgtgtacACACACGAGCCCACATACAGGAGAATGGATTCTGCCCTCTCCCTTGTGAACAGAAGAACAGGGTTCTTGGTAGGGGAGGGCCCAGGAACCCTGGGATTGGCTTGAGGAGGAGAACCAGAGCTGAGGTTTGTCTGGAACCCTTTCAGAAGAAGTTGGGAGAGTTTTGGGTGAGGGTGTGGGACAATGTGTTAGGTGGGGAGAGATGAGGCAGGATCCCCAGTCTTTTCCTTCGCTGTATCCTTTCTTTACCGTTTTTGCCTCGGCCTTGAAGAGAAAGTTTGGCCTCCTGGGGTCTCATCCTGGAGAGGGGGCAGTGAGCCTGGCACAGGCCGAGTGGTGGGCCCAGCCTCCCCAGCTCCTCCATCAgcctccccaccctgtccccacgTGCAACATACATCTCTCCACCAGCCCTGACCTGCCCCACCTGCCACTTTAAGTCTGGGAGGCTgccgccctgcccctcccacctcaaCCAGGCCGCTTATCTGGGtcctggggcaggggcggggcactGGCCCAGCCTCCTGGGTACAGAGGCTCtgttcctggttttttttttttttttgccatggaACTGGGCAAGCAGCAGGAGGGAAGCCAGGTAAGTGGAGGCATTATGGATAAACCCTAGGTGGCGAGAGACACCTAAGGAGGAAGGGGGGACACTAGAGAGCTTTGGGAGCCCATGGCCTGGGCGCCAGGGTTGGGTGTTATGAATGGGAGAGGGGGACAAAGACTGGTAATGTGATTGTACCATCCCTCCTAGGCCCCTGAGAGGTGACTGTGTCAGGGTCGGGGTGTGTGCGGGGAGGGGGCTGATTAAGTGGCAGGGCCATGGAGCACTCACACCTGGGCCTGGCCATTCAAGGACTGGCAGCAGCCCACCCTGGGGCCAAGGGCTGCTTGGGGGTGACTTGGAGCTGAGCTGGGGACAAGGAGGACCATGTCCCAGGTCTGCCTCTACTCTCCGTATGTCTGTGGCTGGGTGTCAGGGCCCTGTGGGCCCACGGGTCTATTTTCCAGCCTGTCTGTGTAGGTGCCCACCTGTCTGTATGCTAGACTGTGTTTATCTGTGTGAGTGTGCAGCAGTGTGCATTTGTGCATGTCAGGGCTGGTGCTTTTGTGCCTGCCTGTTAATGTAGGGCCAGTATACATGTTGTATCCTTGTGCCTATGTGTCAGTGTGTCCTTATGTCTGTAGATCTGTGTGTATCCATGTCAGCATTAGCATGTGAGTTTATCTGTGTCTCATTGTGGTCTTTAGTCTGCCCACAAGTGTGTGTTTCCATGTGTGTTTGGTATGTTCCTGTGTGTCCATGAGGAAGCCCCATCCTGTGATAGattgagaagggaaaggaaagaaggaaacaggaagaCGGGAGGGGCCAGCCACGTGGGCAGGTGGCACAGCCTGGTTCCTCCTGCCCACTTCTGAGGTACTCTGCTTCCCTATGCCTCCCCCAGATCTTGAGGTTGGGGGTCTCCTGACTTGAAGCGGAGCCCAAAGCACCTAGTGTCCTTGCTGTCCCTCCTGAACAGGACACTGAGCCTGGCTCTAGCCTCACCAGGGCCTAGCCTCCTCTCCAGCATGCCCTGCCCTGTCTGCCCTGCCTAGGAACGCCAGCGCCTGGAGACCATCCTGAACCTGTGTGCCGAGTATAGCCGGGCTGACGGGGGACCTGAGGCTGGGGAGCTGCCCAGCATTGGGGAGGCCGCTGCAGCCTTGGCACTGGCAGGCCGGAGGCCCTCACGAGGCCTTGCAGGGGCCACTGGGGCCTCTGGGCAGAGCAGCGAGGAGCCTGGAGGAGCCACCCAACGCCTATGGGAGAGTGTGGAGCGCTCAGATGAAGAAAATCTCAAGGAGGAGTGCAGCAGCACTGAGAGCACCCAGCAGGAGGTGGGATGGAGGGGGTGACCAGGGCAAGGGGGCCGGTGTCAGACCTGCTGGGAGCAGAGGAGGCTATTGTAAATGCCAAGGCCAGTGAGGAGGAAGCAATTGAGGGATTTGTGAGTGCCAGTGAGGAAGAAGTAATTGAGGGATCAAGTTTAGGAAGATATTGAAGATCAGAGGTGTAAAAGTGAGGAGGCATGGAAGGGAAAGGAGGTGTCAGTGAGTTTCCCAAGCTATAAATATGCTTTATgacctgcctttccttggagccCCACCCAGGTCTGGCACTCAGGGGAAAATATTCCCTTTAGCCTAGCCCTTACTGTTTGTTCCCCTTGCAGGGAGGGGAATTAGCCTCCTGTCCTAGTCCAGCTACCCCTTTCAAGTACCCTGAGGAGTAGGTGATCCATTCTTGTAGTCTGATCCTAGAAGGCTCTGGGCTTCCAAGGCTAATGGCTTCCCTCCCTCCAGCATGAAGATGCACCTAGCTCCAAGCTCCAGGGAGAGGTGCTAGCCCTGGAGGAGGAGCGGGCTCAGGTGCTGGGGCGTGTGGAGCAGCTCAAGGTCCGTGTGAAGGAGCtagagcagcagctgcaggagtCGGCCCGAGAGGTGAGCTGTGAGGGCCATGAGGGTGTGGGGTGGACACCTAGGCTGTGTGAAGGCCCCAGGGAGGGGCCTGAGTCTAGCTGCCTTGATGGGGACCCCGGTATCTGCCCTCAGGCTGAAATGGAGCGGGCACTGCtgcagggggagagggaggcagagcgAGCACTGCTGCAGAAGGAGCAGAAGGCAGTGGACCAGCTGCAGGAGAAGCTGGTGGCCTTGGAGATGGGCATCCAGAAGGAGAGGGACAAGGTAACCCACACCTGGCCCAGCCCAGTGCTGGGTATCAGTGGCCTGGGAGAGAAGAAGAACTGTCTTCTCTGGGGCCCTGTACCCCTCAAGTCTTCATGCATCTTGCAGACCACATGGTCTCTGTGGCCCTTCAAGACAGGGTCCTTGTCCTCTGAGGAAGGTACCAGCTTGGAGGGCACTGCCAGGGACTGGGCTGGTGTCTAGGGTCTCCTCTGTCTGGGTCTCTGTGCTACCTATGGGTGCCTGGGTTACTGCCATTCCGGGCCCTTCATGGCTCTCCTAGGAAGTGCCAAAGGCCCATCTTGGGCAGTGAGCAAGCCCGAGGGGCTGATGCCGGGGAGCGATTCAGGTTTGGGCCCCCCATCTGGAGAACATGTCCCTCCATGCATGCCTCAGGTGCTTAGGTTGTGGTCTTTGGGAGATGGCCCTCGGGCCTCTGCCTGCCCTGAGCCTTCAGGATCTGCAGCCTCTTATCCCAGATGGTcccagctcctgcccctgcccctttcAGATTTCGTGCCAGCCTGCAGGGGCCACTCCATCCCACAGGGGTCGTGCCAGCCACGCCCAAGATGCCCAACAACGTGCCAAAAGCTCTGAAGTGGAGAGGGGCCATCTCTTACTGGATTTGACAGAATTtttccaagaatttatttttccttctggatTTTTTGAGAGTATCTTCCTCCTGTCCTCGACtttgaggattttaaaaattctttgacccatttttttcccttttttggagCTTTGGCTCTGGCCCCTAAAACCACACTCCCAAATTCTGTGCCAAATTAACTCCATGCTTGCCAACCAGGCCTGCACTAACGCCCCCTCTAATTAATGTCCTGGGCTCTCTGCATGCCCCTAACTGTCAGTGCCACCCAGGCAGGGCTGAGCCGTGCCCGCTTTTGCACTAACTCTATGGGTGCCTCTGTGCCCCTGGCCTCTCCCCTCTAATGCTGCCTCCTTCTTTTCTTGGTGTGGGACCCCAAGGTTTTGATCAGAAGGGACTTGGCAGGAGGGCAGAACTCAACTTTACTCAATGGGGCATTGGCAGGAGGGATATAAGGGTGGGAAAAATGCTTGGCTGTGGCGCTGCTCAGCCTGAAGAGCCCCTCCCATTGGAAATGCCTGGGCTGCTGCCTTAGGCTGCTGCCCAAGGAGAGTATGAGATGACCCAAGGAAGCCTCTGGGCAGCTTCCTGCACAGCAGGGGGAAGCTGTCTTCCACCCATCCCAATGCCTGTCCTCTGGAGCCAAGGGGTAAGGAGGCTCAGTTGTGGGCATGGCCTTGGAGGACTTGCACAGGGCCTCTTTGCCAACACAACACCCTTCCCACCTTTTCCCTGGAACTTCCCAAATTCAATATCCCAATTAGAGGGTGGGAATGGGTGGCCCCCACTCCTTCCATCCCTGAGCCACCCAGAACACAGGGTGCTTTAAAGGCTGACTCCAAGGATGAGGAAGTACCTGGACCGCAGGAACTGGCATGATCAGGTCCTCCTCTCTGGGGATGGGTAGGGGTGTGGGGTAGAAGggtggggttgtgtgtgtgtggggtccTTCAGCATAGGGGCTTACTCCCAGGGGTGAAGCTCAGCACTTTAGAAGAAACATGCCTAACCTCAATTCCCATTGACCTGGGACTGCCCGGAGACCCAGACTTCACCTTCTCTTTGAAGAGAAGAGACAAGTTATTTGAGGTGGTAGTGATGGCAGTGGTGGGGAAGATTCACTGggcttcccttcccagcccccagcccatgGCCCAGCTCTGGCTTTGGAATCAGTAATTACAGTTTCTCCTCTGCCTGTCCTTGGGAGGGGTGACTCACCAACTCCTTCCCTCGTCCCCCTTCCCGCCCTCAGAGGTGTCATCTCGCCCCAGACAGAACCATCCACCTCCTCTCTGTACCCACTCCTAGGGCTCCTATTACCACGGCAACGGGCTGAACTAATTGCAACCCTCATCCCTACTGAAGTTCAGCCTGCAGTGCCCGCaccccccctcacccccacccccacaccgggcagaggggagggaggcccaggggggtgggctggggttCCCTTGGCTGCATCGCTGTGGCTCTAACATCCCTGGCTCCTGATTCACACCAGCCACTGGATTTAACCCTCACCATCACTGCCCTTTTCCCCAGGGTTAAATTTTGGTCTCTGAGCGGTGGTAAAAGGAGAGGAATGGGAGCTCAAGGCTCTGATTTTGTGATGCGGAACCAGCTTTGGCCTTGACTGGTTTGGAGAGAAAACAGGGCCTTGTCTTAGGACCTAGTTCAAGGGACTGCGAGAGACCAAAAtctctgccctgccccgccccgacACCTCTGCCTGTGTTACCCGGTGCCCTGCACCTGAGTCCTGTCTTAGCTCTCAGCTCCTGGCCTGGCCTTCTCCCTCCTCACCTCTTTCCCTCCTCACTTTCCCTTTCGACTctgttctttctcctctcctgggcgtcctcctctgtgcttcctcgtctttcttcctcttgtccCCACCCCGTTCCCGACCCCCTTGTCTCTCACCCGCCCTGGCCGCCGCGCCCCCTGCCGCCGCCGCGGGCCGGAGTTGAGGAGTGTGTGTTCTCTCTCCCCTgtgcccgccccctcccccgccctgccGCCTACCAGGAGAGGGCGGAGCTGGCCGCGGGACGGAGGCACCTGGAGGCCCGCCAGGCGCTCTACGCCGAGCTCCAGACGCAGCTCGATAACTGCCCCGAGTCAGTGCGGGAACAGTTACAGGAGCAGCTGAGAAGGGTCAGTTCcaccagcccccccacccccggcccccgcGGGCCTCCCGCccagaaagaagagaggagagcgGTGGGACGGGACCACCTGGCCCCTGCAGTACCTGCCGGACACCAGGGTCGGTGCTGTGGCttggaggggacagggaaggttGGGGGGAACAGGCGCTCCAGGCTGTGATGCCCGTGAACGGGGCAAGGCCAAACAGAGCAGAGGAAGTTGGGTGGGGGCAGGTTTCTTCCCCAGTTTCCTCGGGCCCAGCCCCCCACAGCTCATGCCCCTGTGGCCTGGCCTTCCAGGCCCACAGTGGCATTGCTAGCACCACCCAACCCCCTTTGTCACTGTTGTTGAAGGAGGCAGAGGCCCTGGAGACAGAGACAAAGCTGTTTGAGGACCTGGAGTTCCAGCAGCTGGAGCGCGAGAGCCGCGTGGAGGAGGAGCGGGAGCTGGCCGGCCAGGGGCTGCTCCGGAGCAAGGCTGAGCTGCTCCGCAGCATCGCCAAGAGGAAGGTGTGCCCCACCCCCGTCCCCTGCCGCGTGGCACACCGAGCCACCCAGGCAGTTGGAGACcaaagacctgggtttgaatcacaGTCGATGACCTCACAAAAGCTAACTTCACCTGTTTGtgcctcagttacctcatctgtaaTGAGGAATAatgagaattattaatataatgggctgttgtgagaattaaacaagatCTAGACAGAATAGGATATGACTGTAGTATAAGCACTTAGGGaaagatagctattattattaagcCCTGTCTCCCCTCAGTCTTCTGGTGGAAAGtgaattcagttttcttttctttctttctttcttttttcttttctttctttttttttttttttgagacagggtctcactgtgtgtccctggctagagtgcagt
It includes:
- the PHLDB1 gene encoding pleckstrin homology-like domain family B member 1 isoform X12, whose translation is MDTLNRNQVGPGCKTQAMVQKGPLDLIETGKGLKVQTDKPHLVSLGSGRLSTAITLLPLEEGRTMIGSAARDISLQGPGLAPEHCYIENLRGTLTLYPCGNACTIDGLPVRQPTRLTQGCMLCLGQSTFLRFNHPAEAKWMKSMIPAGARAPGPPYGPGLVESESLVNGNHTPQPATRGPSACASHSSLVSSIEKDLQEIMDSLVLEEPGAASKKPAATSPLSPMANGGRYLLSPPISPGAMSVGSSYENTSPAFSPLSSPASSGSCASHSPSGQEPGPSVPPLVPARSSSYHLALQPPQSHPSSTRSSESPRLGRKGGHERPPSPGLRGLLTDSPAATVLAEARRATESPRLGGQLPVVAISLSEYPASSARSQPTCIPGSPKFQPPVPAPRNKIGTLQDRPPSPFREPPGTERVLTTSPSRQLVGRTFSDGLATRTLQPPESPRMGRRGLDSMRELPPLSPSLSRRALSPLPTRTAPDPKLTREVAESPRPRRWAAHGASPEDFSLTLGARGRRTRSPSPTLGESLAPRKGSFSGRLSPAYSLGSLTGASPRQSPCAQRKLSSGDLRVPITRERKNSITEISDNEDDLLEYHRRQRQERLREQEMERLERQRLETILNLCAEYSRADGGPEAGELPSIGEAAAALALAGRRPSRGLAGATGASGQSSEEPGGATQRLWESVERSDEENLKEECSSTESTQQEHEDAPSSKLQGEVLALEEERAQVLGRVEQLKVRVKELEQQLQESAREAEMERALLQGEREAERALLQKEQKAVDQLQEKLVALEMGIQKERDKEAEALETETKLFEDLEFQQLERESRVEEERELAGQGLLRSKAELLRSIAKRKERLAVLDSQAGQIRAQAVQESERLARDKNASLQLLQKEKEKLAMLERRYHSLTGGRPFPKTPSTLKEMEKLLLPAVDLEQWYQELMAGLGTGPAAASPRSSPPPLPAKASRQLQVYRSKMDGEATSPLPRTRSGPLPSSSGSSSSSSQLSVATLGRSPSPKSALLSQNGTGSLPRNLAATLQDIETKRQLALQQKGQQVIEEQRRRLAELKQKAAAEAQCQWDALHGSAPFPAGPSGFPPLMHHSILHHLPAGRERGEEGEHAYDTLSLESSDSMETSISTGGNSACSPDNMSSASGLDVGKIEEMEKMLKEAHAEKSRLMESREREMELRRQALEEERRRREQVERRLQSESARRQQLVEKEVKMREKQFSQARPLTRYLPIRKEDFDLKTHIESSGHGVDTCLHVVLSSKVCRGYLVKMGGKIKSWKKRWFVFDRLKRTLSYYVDKHETKLKGVIYFQAIEEVYYDHLRSAAKSPNPALTFCVKTHDRLYYMVAPSAEAMRIWMDVIVTGAEGYTQFMN